The genome window GAAGAACACGGCGATCCGGTACTCGGGTCCCGCGGCCGCGAAGGTCGGCCAGCCCGACGGCATCACGATCAACGTCATCGACACCCCCGGGCACGCCGACTTCGGCGGCGAGGTCGAGCGCGGCCTGTCGATGGTCGACGGCGTCGTCCTGCTCGTCGACGCGTCCGAGGGCCCGCTGCCCCAGACGCGGTTCGTCCTGCGCAAGGCGCTCGAGGCCAAGCTGCCGGTGATCCTCGTGGTCAACAAGGTCGACCGCCCCGACGCCCGCATCGACGAGGTCGTGCACGAGGCGACCGACCTGCTGCTCGGCCTCGCGTCGGACCTGCAGGACGACGTCCCGGACCTGGACCTCGACGCGATCCTCGACGTGCCGGTCGTCTACGCGGCCGCCAAGGTCGGCAAGGCCTCGCGCACGCAGCCGGCCGACGGCGACATGCCCGACAGCCCGGACCTCGAGCCGCTGTTCGAGACCATCCTCGAGAAGATCCCGGCGCCGACGTACGACCCGACCGCACCGCTGCAGGCGCACGTCACCAACCTCGACGCGTCGCCGTTCCTCGGCCGCCTCGCGCTGCTGCGCATGTACAACGGCACGCTGCGCAAGGGGCAGACCGTCGCGTGGGCGCGCCACGACGGCACGCTGCAGAACGTCCGCATCACCGAGCTGCTCGAGACCAAGGCGCTCGACCGCGTGCCGACCGACGAGGCCCGGCCCGGCGACATCGTCGCGGTGGCCGGCATCGAGGACATCACGATCGGCGAGACGCTGACGGACCCCGACGACCCGCGGCCGCTGCCGCTCATCACGGTCGACGACCCGGCGATCTCGATGACCATCGGCATCAACACCTCGCCGCTGGCCGGCAAGGGCGGCAAGGGCCACAAGGTCACCGCCCGGCAGGTCAAGGACCGCCTGGACCGCGAGCTCATCGGCAACGTGTCGCTGCGGGTGCTGCCCACCGAGCGCCCCGACGCGTGGGAGGTGCAGGGCCGCGGCGAGCTGGCCCTGGCGATCCTCGTCGAGCAGATGCGCCGCGAGGGCTTCGAGCTCACGGTCGGCAAGCCGCAGGTCGTCACCAAGAAGATCGACGGCAAGGTCCACGAGCCGACCGAGCGCATGACGATCGACGTGCCCGAGGAGTACCTGGGCGCGGTCACGCAGCTCCTCGCGCAGCGCAAGGGCCGCATGCAGACGATGAGCAACCACGGCACCGGCTGGGTGCGCATGGAGTTCATCGTGCCGGCGCGCGGGCTCATCGGGTTCCGCACGCGGTTCCTCACGGACACCCGCGGCACCGGCATCGCGTCGTCCATCGCCGAGGGCTTCGAGCCGTGGGCGGGCCCGATCGAGACGCGTGTCAACGGCTCGCTCGTCGCGGACCGCTCGGGCGTCGCGACCCCGTTCGCGATGCTCAACCTCCAGGACCGGGGCGCGTTCTTCGTCGAGGCCACGGCGGAGGTGTACGAGGGCATGGTCGTCGGCGAGAACGCGCGCAACGAGGACATGGACGTCAACATCACCAAGGAGAAGAAGCTCAACAACATCCGGTCGTCGACGTCGGAGTCGTTCGAGAACGTGGTGCCGCCGCGCAAGCTGACGCTCGAGGAGTCCCTCGAGTTCGCGCGCGAGGACGAGTGCGTCGAGGTGACGCCGGAGGTCGTGCGCATCCGCAAGGTCGTGCTCGACCAGACGGAGCGCGCGCGCCAGACGGCACGCAACAAGAAGTCCTGACCCCGGCGTCGCGAGCGGGGAGGACCATGACCGGCGGCCTGCTGGCGGTGCACGCGCACCCCGACGACGAGTCGCTCGCGACCGGCGCGCTGCTCGCGACGTGGGCGGCCGCCGGTCGTCCGGCGACGGTCGTGACCGCCACGCGCGGCGAGCGCGGTGAGGTCATCGGCCGACGGTGGGCCCGTCTCGAGGGTGACGGGCCCGCGCTGGCCGAGCACCGCGAGGGCGAGCTCGCCGCCGCGCTGCGCGCGCTCGGGGTGCACGACCACGGGTTCCTCGACGAGGCCGTGACCGCGGACGTGCGGTACGAGGACTCAGGCATGGCGTGGGTCGG of Cellulomonas dongxiuzhuiae contains these proteins:
- the typA gene encoding translational GTPase TypA, which gives rise to MPATDQATATAVRSDLRNVAIVAHVDHGKTTLVDAMLWQSGAFGAHDHVDERAMDSGDLEREKGITILAKNTAIRYSGPAAAKVGQPDGITINVIDTPGHADFGGEVERGLSMVDGVVLLVDASEGPLPQTRFVLRKALEAKLPVILVVNKVDRPDARIDEVVHEATDLLLGLASDLQDDVPDLDLDAILDVPVVYAAAKVGKASRTQPADGDMPDSPDLEPLFETILEKIPAPTYDPTAPLQAHVTNLDASPFLGRLALLRMYNGTLRKGQTVAWARHDGTLQNVRITELLETKALDRVPTDEARPGDIVAVAGIEDITIGETLTDPDDPRPLPLITVDDPAISMTIGINTSPLAGKGGKGHKVTARQVKDRLDRELIGNVSLRVLPTERPDAWEVQGRGELALAILVEQMRREGFELTVGKPQVVTKKIDGKVHEPTERMTIDVPEEYLGAVTQLLAQRKGRMQTMSNHGTGWVRMEFIVPARGLIGFRTRFLTDTRGTGIASSIAEGFEPWAGPIETRVNGSLVADRSGVATPFAMLNLQDRGAFFVEATAEVYEGMVVGENARNEDMDVNITKEKKLNNIRSSTSESFENVVPPRKLTLEESLEFAREDECVEVTPEVVRIRKVVLDQTERARQTARNKKS